The following proteins are encoded in a genomic region of Heptranchias perlo isolate sHepPer1 chromosome 6, sHepPer1.hap1, whole genome shotgun sequence:
- the LOC137322729 gene encoding P2Y purinoceptor 8-like: MNGSAIENTTILMLTNTMLHYTLPAIYLVIFIISTPLNAISLWLLCCRMWPKSPTMIFSINLAVTDLLYSLTLPFQITYHWNQNNWLVGESLCRLVTVLFYGNMHCSILTVTLISVERYLGIVHPLRTSHLRTIKIATSLCVVSWSFVLLVHSPLMYNELTYHVPVLGITTCFDIIRRDMFPALFYFYVYYSAQIVLFFFLPFVIMMLCYSRIIRTLLKTPASQMKESRKQIVYLTILVLFAFTVCYLPTQIIMIVHFVGSSQGKPAYTLYKLSLTLNSLNGCFDPLLYYFASKEFRRKVQKLCTCIPVDDCDKTSSLITQPLAAQGGV; the protein is encoded by the coding sequence ATGAACGGGAGTGCGATAGAGAACACTACAATACTGATGCTAACCAACACAATGCTGCATTACACCTTGCCTGCCATCTATCTGGTCATCTTTATCATCAGCACTCCACTCAACGCTATCTCCCTCTGGCTGCTCTGCTGCCGTATGTGGCCCAAGAGTCCGACCATGATCTTTTCCATTAACCTGGCGGTCACGGATCTCCTGTACAGCTTGACGCTGCCGTTCCAGATCACGTACCACTGGAACCAGAACAACTGGCTGGTAGGCGAGTCCCTGTGCCGGCTGGTGACGGTTCTCTTCTACGGGAACATGCACTGTTCCATCCTGACCGTCACTTTAATAAGCGTGGAGCGTTACTTGGGCATCGTGCACCCACTGCGGACCTCTCACCTTCGGACAATTAAGATCGCCACCTCACTCTGTGTGGTCAGCTGGTCCTTTGTCTTACTGGTCCATTCGCCGCTGATGTACAATGAGCTGACTTATCATGTCCCGGTTCTGGGAATCACCACCTGTTTCGACATCATACGCCGTGATATGTTCCCTGCCCTTTTTTATTTTTACGTGTACTACTCGGCGCAGATAGTTCtgtttttcttccttcctttcgtCATTATGATGTTGTGCTACTCCAGAATTATCAGGACTCTGCTCAAGACCCCAGCGTCCCAAATGAAAGAGTCCAGAAAACAGATCGTTTATTTGACAATTTTAGTGTTGTTTGCCTTCACCGTCTGCTATCTCCCCACTCAGATAATCATGATCGTACATTTTGTCGGGTCGAGCCAGGGGAAGCCAGCCTACACCCTCTATaagctctctctcaccctgaataGCTTAAACGGCTGCTTTGACCCACTGTTGTATTACTTCGCTTCAAAGGAGTTTCGACGAAAGGTGCAGAAACTGTGTACGTGCATCCCGGTTGACGACTGTGACAAGACCTCCAGTCTCATCACCCAACCTCTAGCTGCTCAGGGCGGGGTGTAG